One genomic segment of Streptomyces sp. RKND-216 includes these proteins:
- a CDS encoding DUF6099 family protein, translated as MEAVGLIEETRQALARSAAAAGTSGVADVIAEVWQVQALVEAVGSHLAITGPPAVRAEAVSLSEAGMRGCVTLRHDGQGAEGVRAARLTRMDDVHAALGALAVLLGGSVTALVGVCVSAEEEGLYWQCVEAIDAADVSADRVTGILRGLALPERGPAA; from the coding sequence ATGGAAGCAGTCGGACTCATTGAGGAGACGCGGCAGGCGCTCGCGCGCAGCGCCGCCGCAGCAGGCACCTCGGGCGTGGCGGACGTGATCGCGGAGGTCTGGCAGGTGCAGGCGCTGGTGGAGGCGGTCGGGTCGCACCTGGCCATCACCGGCCCGCCGGCCGTCCGGGCGGAAGCCGTGTCGCTCAGTGAGGCGGGCATGCGCGGCTGCGTCACGCTGAGGCACGACGGGCAGGGCGCTGAGGGGGTCCGTGCCGCGCGCCTGACCAGGATGGACGACGTGCACGCGGCGCTCGGTGCGCTGGCGGTGCTGCTGGGCGGATCGGTCACCGCGCTGGTCGGCGTCTGCGTCTCGGCGGAGGAGGAGGGGCTGTACTGGCAGTGCGTCGAGGCCATCGACGCCGCAGACGTGTCCGCGGACCGCGTGACGGGCATACTTCGCGGGCTGGCCCTCCCGGAAAGGGGCCCGGCCGCCTGA
- the mmuM gene encoding homocysteine S-methyltransferase: MSLPALPLADALARGPVVLDGGLSNQLEVQGCDLSDALWSARLLADGPHEIVAAHRAYVRAGARVLITAGYQASFEGFALRGFSRAEGAGLFRRSVALAREAAGPTPVHVAASVGPYGAVQADGGEYRGRYGLTVRELERFHRPRIEALAEAAPDVLALETVPDMDEAEALLRAAEGTGLPVWLSYTVAGDRTRAGQPLAEAFDLLAGHDQVVAAGVNCCAPRDAADAVALAAARTGKPVAVYPNSGECWDADGHRWHGAVSFDPGATAGWAAHGARLLGGCCRVGPALVARLAAALRPPPDRDPGHPG, from the coding sequence GTGAGCCTCCCCGCGCTCCCGCTCGCCGACGCCCTCGCCCGCGGTCCGGTCGTCCTCGACGGCGGGCTGTCCAACCAGCTTGAGGTGCAGGGCTGCGACCTGTCCGACGCGCTGTGGTCGGCGCGGTTGCTCGCGGACGGCCCGCACGAGATCGTGGCCGCGCACCGGGCGTACGTGCGGGCGGGAGCGCGGGTACTCATCACCGCGGGCTACCAGGCGTCCTTCGAGGGGTTCGCCCTCCGCGGCTTCTCCCGCGCGGAGGGCGCCGGCCTCTTCCGCCGCAGCGTCGCCCTCGCCCGCGAGGCGGCCGGGCCGACGCCGGTGCACGTCGCTGCCTCCGTCGGCCCGTACGGCGCGGTGCAGGCCGACGGCGGCGAGTACCGCGGCCGGTATGGGCTCACCGTGCGCGAGCTGGAGCGCTTCCACCGGCCGCGGATCGAGGCGCTCGCCGAGGCCGCGCCGGACGTGCTCGCCCTGGAGACCGTGCCGGACATGGACGAGGCGGAAGCCCTGCTGCGGGCGGCGGAAGGCACCGGCCTGCCGGTCTGGCTCAGCTACACCGTCGCCGGTGACCGCACCCGCGCAGGGCAGCCGCTGGCCGAAGCCTTCGACCTGCTCGCCGGCCACGACCAGGTCGTCGCGGCCGGCGTCAACTGCTGCGCCCCGCGCGACGCGGCCGACGCGGTCGCCCTCGCCGCCGCACGCACCGGCAAGCCCGTGGCCGTCTACCCCAACAGCGGCGAATGCTGGGACGCCGACGGGCACCGCTGGCACGGCGCGGTCTCCTTCGACCCGGGCGCCACGGCCGGCTGGGCCGCGCACGGCGCCCGTCTCCTCGGCGGCTGCTGCCGCGTCGGCCCGGCCCTCGTCGCCCGCCTCGCCGCCGCGCTCCGGCCCCCGCCGGACCGCGACCCCGGCCACCCCGGCTAG
- a CDS encoding nucleotide pyrophosphohydrolase, whose amino-acid sequence MPAARSLPVLQRRLAQFAEVRDWGRYHTPKNLAAALSVEAGELVEIFQWLTPEESAGVMADQRSAARVEDEVADVLAYLLQFCEVLGVDALAALEAKIARNEERFPAPGNGDSME is encoded by the coding sequence GTGCCAGCCGCCCGCAGCCTGCCCGTACTCCAGCGTCGGCTCGCCCAGTTCGCCGAGGTCCGCGATTGGGGCCGCTACCACACGCCGAAGAACCTGGCCGCCGCGCTGAGTGTGGAGGCCGGCGAACTGGTGGAGATCTTCCAGTGGCTCACGCCGGAGGAGTCGGCGGGGGTGATGGCGGACCAGCGGTCCGCCGCGCGCGTCGAGGACGAGGTCGCCGATGTCCTGGCGTATCTCCTCCAGTTCTGCGAGGTGCTGGGCGTGGACGCGCTGGCCGCACTCGAAGCCAAGATCGCGCGGAACGAGGAGCGTTTCCCGGCACCCGGAAACGGTGACTCTATGGAGTGA
- a CDS encoding ATP-binding protein, with protein MDVSPTPVVSELRLSAFRAHRGRVLPLQAFTLLTGPSGSGKSSVLEAFHALGRLAHGDGLSEVFGDRIGGASSCVPFAARPDGQGRRGFRLGCTVDGPAGPVRLDLAVQAEPELRVAGERLVAADGRTLLSTAQRDPGRPSVQAEWHTAGSKVVRAPLPDDRLATALLPLRVAGTTEGEREVLAAVEQVVVALRSVFPCDPAPEAMRAPADLADGMLRSGCDNLAAVLRRTRSECAARHAALVEVVRAGCAGPVDGLTAVACDGGRVRALLERGGSAEPMPVDRLGDGELRYLGLALVLLTGPGVLNVDPVEGMLPARQALAVLADGLDRGLDRRQSAELLALTSRMCRRGRIRLLGTLHEAPDAVQVPEATLVDLGRERIPAQLPRA; from the coding sequence ATGGACGTTTCGCCGACCCCCGTCGTCTCCGAGCTGCGGCTCTCCGCCTTCCGTGCGCACCGGGGCAGAGTGCTGCCGCTGCAGGCGTTCACGCTGCTGACGGGGCCCAGCGGTTCCGGCAAGTCCAGTGTGCTGGAGGCGTTCCACGCGCTCGGACGGCTCGCTCACGGTGACGGTCTGAGCGAAGTGTTCGGCGACCGGATCGGCGGCGCCTCGTCGTGCGTGCCGTTCGCCGCCCGCCCCGACGGGCAGGGCCGGCGCGGGTTCCGTCTGGGCTGCACCGTCGACGGCCCGGCCGGCCCCGTGCGGCTCGACCTGGCGGTGCAGGCGGAACCCGAACTGCGCGTGGCGGGCGAACGGCTGGTCGCCGCCGACGGGCGGACGCTGCTGTCCACGGCGCAGCGTGACCCGGGCCGCCCCAGTGTGCAGGCCGAGTGGCACACTGCGGGCAGCAAGGTGGTCAGGGCGCCGCTGCCCGACGACCGCCTGGCGACCGCGCTGCTGCCGTTGCGGGTGGCGGGTACGACCGAGGGGGAGCGGGAGGTGCTGGCCGCCGTCGAACAGGTCGTCGTGGCGCTGCGTTCGGTCTTCCCCTGCGATCCCGCGCCGGAGGCCATGCGGGCGCCCGCCGACCTCGCCGACGGCATGCTCCGTTCCGGCTGCGACAACCTCGCCGCGGTGCTCAGGCGCACCCGCAGCGAGTGTGCGGCCCGGCACGCCGCGCTGGTGGAAGTCGTGCGGGCCGGCTGTGCGGGGCCGGTGGACGGGCTGACCGCGGTCGCCTGTGATGGCGGCCGGGTGCGGGCGCTCCTGGAGCGCGGCGGAAGCGCGGAGCCGATGCCGGTCGACCGGCTCGGTGACGGCGAACTGCGCTACCTCGGTCTGGCGCTGGTGCTGCTGACCGGGCCGGGGGTGCTGAACGTCGATCCGGTGGAGGGCATGCTGCCCGCCCGGCAGGCGCTCGCGGTGCTCGCGGACGGCCTGGACCGCGGGCTGGACCGGCGGCAGTCGGCGGAACTCCTCGCTCTCACGTCGCGCATGTGCCGGCGCGGGCGCATCCGGCTGCTGGGCACCCTGCACGAGGCGCCGGACGCCGTGCAGGTGCCGGAGGCGACCCTGGTAGACCTGGGGCGTGAACGCATTCCCGCACAGCTCCCCCGGGCCTGA
- a CDS encoding LLM class F420-dependent oxidoreductase, protein MDLRIFTEPQQGADYDTLLAVARATEDLGFDAFFRSDHYLAMGDADGMPGPTDAWTTLAGLARETRRIRLGTLMSAATFRLPGPLAIQVAQVDQMSGGRVELGLGSGWFEGEHTAYGIPFPKKKLARLEEQLAVVTGLWATPAGQRFDYDGAYYRLADSPALPKPVQPKIPVLVGGLGEKRTPRLAARYADEFNLPFTHPDDSARRFARVREAMAEAGRQPNELVYSNALIVCVGKDDAQVARRAAALGRDVGELKENGLTGTPEEVVDKIGRYQEAGSSRIYLQVMDLQDLDHLELIASRVQSRLS, encoded by the coding sequence ATGGACCTGCGCATCTTCACCGAACCCCAGCAAGGCGCCGACTACGACACGCTTCTCGCCGTCGCCCGGGCCACCGAGGACCTCGGCTTCGACGCGTTCTTCCGCTCGGACCACTACCTGGCCATGGGGGACGCCGACGGCATGCCCGGCCCCACCGACGCCTGGACAACCCTGGCAGGGCTCGCCCGCGAGACCCGCCGCATCCGGCTCGGCACCCTGATGTCCGCAGCCACCTTCCGGCTGCCGGGGCCGCTGGCCATCCAGGTCGCCCAGGTGGACCAGATGTCCGGTGGGCGGGTCGAACTCGGCCTCGGATCGGGGTGGTTCGAGGGGGAGCACACGGCCTACGGCATTCCGTTTCCGAAAAAGAAGCTGGCGCGGCTGGAGGAGCAGCTCGCCGTCGTCACCGGCCTGTGGGCGACACCGGCGGGGCAGCGGTTCGACTACGACGGCGCGTACTACCGGCTCGCCGACTCCCCGGCACTGCCCAAGCCGGTCCAGCCGAAGATCCCGGTGCTGGTCGGCGGACTCGGCGAGAAGCGCACGCCCCGCCTGGCCGCCCGCTACGCCGACGAGTTCAACCTGCCCTTCACCCACCCCGACGACAGCGCCCGACGCTTCGCCCGGGTCCGGGAGGCGATGGCCGAAGCCGGACGGCAGCCGAACGAGCTGGTGTACTCCAACGCGCTGATCGTCTGCGTCGGGAAGGACGACGCGCAGGTCGCCCGCCGCGCCGCCGCCCTCGGGCGGGACGTCGGCGAGCTGAAGGAGAACGGCCTCACCGGCACACCGGAGGAGGTCGTCGACAAGATCGGCCGCTACCAGGAGGCCGGATCGTCCCGGATCTACCTTCAGGTGATGGATCTGCAGGACCTCGACCACCTGGAGCTGATCGCGTCCCGGGTGCAGAGCCGGCTGTCGTGA
- a CDS encoding cytochrome P450, whose product MTDLTGAAAETDALGADPSAAHHRTLTATAGGKSGAVPPPGCPAHGTAVRLSGLEYQQTPSELYRSLRREHGPIAPVLLDGDIPAWLVLGYPEVSYVTQHDELFARDSRRWNQWENIPPDWPLMPYVGYQPSVLFAEGAEHQRRAGVITQALEAVDQFELGHDCRVIADRLIDGFSGSGVAELMNSYAHQVPMRAAVQMCGMPAGAADTEELVTDLRISLDAAEGDDPVAAYGRVGERIAQLVADKRRSPGPDVTSRMLLHPAGLTDVEIVQDLISVIAAAQQPTANWICNTLRLLLTDNRFAVNVSGGRVSVGQALNEVLWLDTPTQNFIGRWAVRDTQLGGRLIRAGDCLVLGLAAANTDPQIWPEAHVGAENSAHLSFSNGEHRCPYPAPLLADVIARTAVETLLERMPDVVLDVEPSELTWRPSIWMRGLTALPVRFTPAAQ is encoded by the coding sequence ATGACCGACCTGACCGGTGCCGCCGCCGAGACCGACGCCCTCGGCGCCGACCCGTCCGCCGCCCACCACCGCACCCTCACCGCCACCGCAGGCGGGAAGAGCGGCGCCGTGCCGCCGCCCGGCTGTCCCGCGCACGGCACCGCGGTGCGCCTGAGCGGCCTGGAGTACCAGCAGACGCCGTCCGAGCTGTACCGCAGCCTGCGGCGGGAACACGGCCCGATCGCCCCGGTCCTGCTGGACGGCGACATCCCGGCGTGGCTGGTCCTCGGCTATCCCGAGGTCAGCTACGTCACCCAGCACGACGAGCTGTTCGCCCGCGACTCGCGCCGCTGGAACCAGTGGGAGAACATTCCGCCGGACTGGCCGCTCATGCCGTACGTCGGCTACCAGCCGTCCGTGCTCTTCGCCGAGGGCGCCGAGCACCAGCGGCGGGCCGGGGTCATCACCCAGGCGCTGGAGGCGGTCGACCAGTTCGAACTCGGCCACGACTGCCGGGTCATCGCTGACCGGCTGATCGACGGCTTCTCCGGCAGCGGTGTCGCCGAACTGATGAACTCCTACGCCCACCAGGTGCCGATGCGCGCCGCCGTCCAGATGTGCGGCATGCCCGCGGGCGCCGCCGACACCGAGGAACTCGTCACCGACCTGCGGATCTCGCTCGACGCCGCCGAGGGGGACGACCCGGTCGCGGCGTACGGACGCGTGGGCGAGCGCATCGCGCAACTCGTGGCCGACAAGCGGCGCAGCCCCGGGCCGGACGTCACCTCGCGGATGCTGCTGCACCCGGCGGGCCTGACCGACGTGGAGATCGTGCAGGACCTGATCTCCGTCATCGCCGCCGCGCAGCAGCCCACCGCGAACTGGATCTGCAACACCCTGCGGCTGCTCCTCACCGACAACCGGTTCGCGGTGAACGTGTCCGGCGGACGCGTCAGCGTCGGGCAGGCGCTCAACGAGGTGCTGTGGCTGGACACCCCCACCCAGAACTTCATCGGGCGCTGGGCCGTACGCGACACGCAGCTCGGCGGGCGTCTGATCCGGGCCGGAGACTGCCTCGTGCTGGGCCTGGCCGCGGCCAACACGGACCCGCAGATCTGGCCGGAAGCGCACGTCGGCGCGGAGAACTCGGCACACCTGTCCTTCAGCAACGGCGAGCACCGCTGCCCCTACCCCGCCCCGCTGCTGGCGGACGTCATCGCCCGCACCGCCGTGGAGACGCTGCTGGAGCGGATGCCCGACGTGGTGCTGGACGTGGAGCCGTCCGAGCTGACCTGGCGGCCGTCCATCTGGATGCGCGGGCTCACGGCGCTGCCCGTGCGCTTCACCCCGGCGGCCCAGTGA
- a CDS encoding glutathione S-transferase C-terminal domain-containing protein, whose product MSGADDGDRTGNTEYGRRTFKRSRSHFADRITADGRDGWPVEAGRYRLVVSRACPWAARALVVRRLLGLEDSLSLAVADPIQDDRSWRFTLDPDGLDPVLGIHLLRDAYDARETGYPGGVSVPAVVDVPSGKLVTNDYQQLTLDLSTEWTALHRPGAPDLYPKAHRDEIDEVMQGVYRDLNNGVYRAGFAVGQQEYEEAYGDVFRRLDQLSQRLADRRYLVGDTLTEADIRLFTTLVRFDAVYHGHFKCNRSKIAEDPVLWAYLRDLYQTPGFGDTVDFSDIKRHYYLVHTGINPTGVVPAGPDLSLLHTPHHREQLGGRPFGDGTPPGPPPPGETVPVAHRPPGRGS is encoded by the coding sequence ATGAGCGGCGCGGACGACGGCGACAGGACCGGCAACACCGAGTACGGTCGGCGGACCTTCAAGCGGTCCAGGAGCCACTTCGCCGACCGCATCACCGCGGACGGCCGGGACGGCTGGCCGGTCGAGGCCGGCCGCTACCGCCTGGTGGTGAGCCGCGCCTGTCCGTGGGCCGCCCGCGCGCTGGTCGTGCGGCGCCTGCTGGGGCTGGAGGACTCCCTCTCGCTCGCCGTGGCCGACCCGATCCAGGACGACCGGAGCTGGCGTTTCACCCTCGATCCGGACGGCCTCGACCCGGTGCTCGGCATCCACCTGCTCAGGGACGCCTACGACGCGCGGGAGACCGGCTATCCCGGCGGCGTCAGTGTCCCCGCAGTCGTGGACGTGCCCAGCGGCAAGCTGGTGACCAACGACTACCAGCAGCTCACCCTGGACCTCTCCACCGAGTGGACCGCCCTCCACCGCCCCGGCGCCCCCGACCTCTACCCCAAGGCGCACCGCGACGAGATCGACGAGGTGATGCAGGGCGTCTACCGGGACCTCAACAACGGCGTGTACCGTGCCGGCTTCGCGGTCGGGCAACAGGAGTACGAAGAGGCGTACGGGGACGTCTTCCGCCGCCTGGACCAGCTCTCGCAGCGGCTCGCCGATCGCCGCTATCTCGTCGGCGACACCCTCACCGAGGCCGACATCCGCCTCTTCACCACGCTGGTCCGCTTCGACGCCGTCTACCACGGGCACTTCAAGTGCAACCGTTCCAAGATCGCCGAGGACCCGGTGCTCTGGGCGTATCTGCGTGACCTCTACCAGACGCCCGGCTTCGGCGACACGGTGGACTTCTCGGACATCAAGCGCCACTACTACCTGGTGCACACGGGCATCAACCCGACCGGCGTCGTCCCCGCCGGGCCGGACCTTTCACTCCTCCACACCCCGCACCACCGGGAGCAGCTCGGCGGCCGCCCCTTCGGGGACGGCACCCCGCCGGGCCCGCCCCCGCCCGGGGAGACCGTCCCCGTCGCCCACCGGCCTCCGGGCCGTGGGTCCTGA
- a CDS encoding cytochrome P450 gives MATVQQVPDILSPQFAADPYSAYRVMRESAPLIWHEPTQSYLVSRYQDVERVFKDREGAFTTDNYTWQVEPVHGRTILQLSGREHAVRRALVAPAFRGRDLEEHFLPVIERNSRELVDGFRDRGAVDLVDAYATRFPVNVIADMLGLDKADHDRFHRWYTAVIDFLGNLSGDPEVAARGERTRVEFAEYMFPIIRERRRNPGDDLLSKLCVAEVDGVRMSDEDIKAFCSLLLAAGGETTDKAIAGIFANLLTHPEQLAAVRADRSLIPKAFAETLRYTPPVHMIMRQSATDVALSGGTIPAGATVTCLIGAANRDEARYRDPDRFDIHRDDLSTGNAFSAAADHLAFALGRHFCVGALLAKAEVEIGVGQLLDAMPDVRLADGFDPVEQGVFTRGPKSLPVTFTPVAA, from the coding sequence ATGGCGACCGTTCAGCAGGTGCCCGACATTCTCTCGCCGCAGTTCGCGGCGGACCCCTACTCCGCCTACCGGGTGATGCGGGAGAGCGCTCCTCTCATCTGGCACGAGCCGACGCAGAGCTACCTCGTCTCCCGCTACCAGGACGTCGAGCGGGTCTTCAAGGACCGCGAGGGCGCGTTCACGACGGACAACTACACCTGGCAGGTCGAGCCGGTGCACGGCCGTACGATCCTCCAGCTCAGCGGCCGTGAGCACGCCGTACGCCGGGCCCTGGTCGCGCCGGCCTTCCGCGGGCGGGACCTGGAGGAGCACTTCCTCCCCGTCATCGAGCGGAACTCCCGGGAACTGGTCGACGGCTTTCGCGACCGCGGCGCGGTGGACCTCGTCGATGCGTACGCCACCCGCTTCCCGGTCAACGTGATCGCGGACATGCTCGGCCTGGACAAGGCCGACCACGACCGGTTCCACCGCTGGTACACCGCGGTCATCGACTTCCTGGGCAACCTGTCCGGGGACCCGGAGGTCGCCGCGCGGGGGGAGCGGACCCGCGTCGAATTCGCCGAGTACATGTTCCCGATCATCCGCGAGCGGCGCCGGAACCCGGGCGACGACCTGCTGTCCAAGCTGTGCGTCGCCGAGGTGGACGGGGTGCGCATGAGCGACGAGGACATCAAAGCGTTCTGCAGCCTGCTGCTGGCGGCCGGCGGCGAGACGACGGACAAGGCCATCGCCGGAATCTTCGCCAACCTGCTGACGCACCCGGAGCAGCTGGCCGCCGTCCGTGCGGACAGAAGCCTGATCCCGAAGGCGTTCGCGGAGACGCTGCGCTACACGCCGCCGGTGCACATGATCATGCGCCAGTCCGCGACGGATGTGGCGCTCAGCGGCGGCACGATACCCGCCGGGGCGACCGTCACGTGCCTGATCGGCGCCGCCAACCGCGACGAGGCGCGGTACCGCGACCCGGACCGCTTCGACATCCACCGCGACGACCTTTCCACCGGCAACGCGTTCTCCGCCGCCGCCGACCACCTGGCGTTCGCCCTGGGCCGGCACTTCTGCGTCGGCGCACTGCTCGCAAAGGCCGAGGTGGAGATTGGAGTCGGCCAGCTACTCGACGCCATGCCGGACGTGCGCCTCGCGGACGGCTTCGACCCCGTGGAGCAGGGGGTGTTCACGCGCGGCCCGAAGTCGTTGCCGGTGACGTTCACGCCCGTCGCGGCCTGA
- a CDS encoding beta-ketoacyl-[acyl-carrier-protein] synthase family protein, producing the protein MSRYADRPGVVVTGMGAVTPLGADVPTTWQGMLDGRSGARTLTEPWAEDLPVRIAAPAAVDLPSHFPPAQARRMDRATQLALVATDEAWADAGLAGDTTVDRERLAVSVSSIIGLQTMLSAYDALLRKGWRHMSPFAVPALLPSGSAARIALDYGAQASAHSPASACASGTEAIAVGADMIRLGRADVVIAGGTEAPVHPFVLGGFASMRALSRRNDAPEQASRPFAKDRDGFLLGEGAGIVVLESERHARARGARVYGRVLGAGMSVDGHRIAQPEPEGRGAAKAMERALADAGVAPADVAHVNAHATSTPAGDLAEARALRRALGRHTDDVAVTATKSMIGHLQGGSGGVEAVATLLALHHRLAPPTLNAGNQDGEIDLDVTAGGSRALPAGEVVALSNSFGFGGHNACLAVSA; encoded by the coding sequence GTGAGCAGATACGCGGACAGACCCGGTGTAGTGGTGACCGGGATGGGGGCGGTGACGCCGCTGGGGGCGGACGTGCCGACCACCTGGCAGGGGATGCTGGACGGGCGCTCCGGTGCCCGCACACTCACCGAACCGTGGGCGGAGGACCTCCCCGTACGCATCGCCGCGCCCGCCGCCGTCGACCTGCCGTCCCACTTCCCGCCCGCGCAGGCCCGCCGCATGGACCGGGCCACCCAGCTCGCCCTGGTCGCCACCGACGAGGCCTGGGCCGACGCGGGGCTGGCCGGTGACACGACGGTGGACCGCGAGCGACTGGCCGTCTCGGTCTCGTCGATCATCGGCCTGCAGACCATGCTGTCCGCGTACGACGCCCTGCTCCGCAAAGGGTGGCGCCACATGTCCCCGTTCGCCGTTCCCGCCCTCCTCCCGAGCGGTTCGGCGGCCCGGATAGCCCTCGACTACGGCGCCCAGGCCAGCGCGCACTCCCCCGCGAGCGCGTGCGCGTCCGGCACCGAGGCGATCGCGGTCGGCGCCGACATGATCCGGCTCGGCCGGGCGGACGTGGTCATCGCCGGCGGCACCGAGGCGCCCGTCCATCCCTTCGTCCTCGGCGGTTTCGCCTCGATGCGCGCGCTGTCCCGGCGCAACGACGCGCCGGAGCAGGCGTCGCGGCCCTTCGCCAAGGACCGTGACGGCTTCCTGCTCGGCGAGGGCGCCGGCATCGTCGTCCTGGAGTCCGAACGGCATGCCCGGGCGCGGGGCGCCCGCGTCTACGGGCGGGTGCTCGGCGCCGGGATGTCGGTCGACGGCCACCGCATCGCGCAGCCGGAGCCCGAGGGGAGGGGCGCGGCCAAGGCCATGGAACGCGCCCTCGCGGACGCCGGGGTCGCACCGGCGGACGTGGCGCACGTCAACGCGCACGCCACGTCCACCCCGGCGGGTGATCTTGCCGAGGCGCGGGCACTGCGCCGCGCACTCGGACGGCACACCGACGACGTGGCGGTCACGGCGACGAAGTCGATGATCGGCCACCTCCAGGGCGGTTCCGGCGGCGTGGAGGCCGTCGCGACCCTGCTCGCCCTGCACCACCGGCTGGCCCCGCCCACCCTCAACGCCGGGAACCAGGACGGCGAGATCGACCTGGACGTCACGGCGGGCGGCAGCCGCGCCCTGCCCGCCGGCGAGGTCGTCGCGCTCAGCAACTCCTTCGGCTTCGGCGGCCACAACGCGTGCCTCGCCGTCTCCGCCTGA
- a CDS encoding MFS transporter: protein MKNTPPSPADSPTTHRRKVASAAAAASAVEWYDYFIFGIAAALVLGDEFFPSSSPVAGVLAAFATFAVGFLARPLGGIVAGQLGDKRGRKPMLVLALTVMGLATTAIGLLPGYDTIGVAAPILLVALRVLQGVAVGAQWGGAMLMATEYAPEGRRGLYGSLVQLGVPIGVVTSNVVFLVVESTTSGSAFAAWGWRIPFGVGLLVLVLAWYIHTRVEETPEFRAAERALAEQEKQTDAARSPLREVLRHHLGTVLLAAASFAVNTATFYIVITGVLDYTTRELGMEHGAVLTVSLLVSLTQFVLIPAAAALSDRVGRVRVYTVGAAGLLMWAIPMFLLIDTGSLWWLAVGTFVTSCFLSIMYGPQAALFAELFTAEMRYTGASLGYQIAAVIGGGLAPFLMVLLLEATGTSLAVGGYIMALSVLSLASIAVLSRRARARTAAASPEPAAAAPGERV, encoded by the coding sequence ATGAAGAACACGCCGCCTTCCCCCGCCGACTCGCCGACCACCCACCGCCGCAAGGTCGCCTCCGCCGCGGCGGCCGCGTCCGCCGTGGAGTGGTACGACTACTTCATCTTCGGCATCGCCGCCGCGCTCGTGCTGGGCGACGAGTTCTTCCCCTCCAGCAGTCCGGTGGCGGGCGTCCTCGCCGCCTTCGCGACGTTCGCCGTCGGCTTCCTGGCCCGCCCGCTCGGCGGCATCGTCGCCGGCCAACTCGGGGACAAGCGGGGACGCAAGCCCATGCTCGTGCTGGCGCTGACCGTGATGGGCCTCGCCACCACCGCGATCGGCCTGCTGCCGGGCTACGACACCATCGGCGTCGCCGCACCGATCCTGCTGGTGGCGCTGCGCGTCCTTCAGGGCGTCGCGGTGGGCGCACAGTGGGGCGGCGCGATGCTGATGGCGACCGAGTACGCACCCGAGGGGCGGCGCGGGCTGTACGGCAGCCTGGTGCAACTCGGCGTGCCGATCGGCGTGGTGACCTCCAACGTGGTCTTCCTCGTCGTGGAGAGCACGACCAGCGGCAGCGCCTTCGCCGCCTGGGGCTGGCGCATCCCCTTCGGCGTCGGCCTGCTCGTCCTCGTACTCGCCTGGTACATCCACACCCGGGTCGAGGAGACGCCGGAGTTCCGCGCCGCCGAACGGGCGCTGGCGGAACAGGAGAAGCAGACGGACGCGGCGCGCTCCCCGCTGCGCGAGGTGCTGCGGCACCACCTCGGCACCGTGCTGCTCGCCGCCGCCTCCTTCGCGGTGAACACCGCCACGTTCTACATCGTGATCACCGGCGTGCTCGACTACACCACCCGCGAACTTGGCATGGAACACGGGGCGGTGCTCACCGTCTCCCTGCTGGTCAGCCTCACCCAGTTCGTCCTGATCCCAGCTGCGGCCGCCCTGTCCGACCGCGTCGGCCGGGTGCGCGTCTACACCGTCGGCGCGGCCGGACTGCTGATGTGGGCGATTCCGATGTTCCTGCTCATCGACACCGGTTCGCTGTGGTGGCTGGCCGTGGGCACGTTCGTCACCAGTTGCTTCCTCAGCATCATGTACGGCCCGCAGGCGGCGCTGTTCGCCGAGCTGTTCACCGCGGAGATGCGCTACACCGGCGCGTCGCTCGGGTACCAGATCGCCGCAGTGATCGGTGGCGGTCTGGCGCCCTTCCTCATGGTGCTGCTGCTCGAGGCGACCGGCACCTCGCTGGCCGTCGGCGGCTACATCATGGCCCTGTCCGTGCTCTCCCTGGCCTCCATCGCGGTCCTCTCCCGCCGCGCCCGCGCCCGCACCGCGGCCGCCTCCCCCGAACCGGCCGCGGCGGCCCCGGGCGAACGGGTCTAG